The following are encoded together in the Streptomyces sp. NBC_00341 genome:
- a CDS encoding ABC transporter ATP-binding protein, with protein MPEQHVEPKDRSTARSLMRLWPYVKPVRARLSSAVLIAVVASCLGLVIPLVLKWMVDGPVAGRDPGGVWLGALYLLLLGIAEAILFGLRRWVVARPLAGVEASMRASLYRHLQRLPVAFHDRWPSGQLLSRGTTDLMLVRMFLAFPLTYLVVNSTTIVVGFVILLGQEWTLGLVLLVPVVPLMIVCSVFEAKYSLVARKAQDQVGDLTTVVEESVLGIRIVKGFGRHRSQALAFRALAQRLRATELDKARLLAGIWALITTIPELAIGAALVLGTIEVADGGLSAGTLVAFLSTALALRWPVESIGFLLAMCQESASATDRFFEVMDVAEEAETATHRAAGSSGAESGAESGAGGMVFEGVRFRYPDAAPDSAPVLDGIDLRIRPGETIALVGATGSGKTTLTALVPRLHDATSGRITLDGEDITAMPRERLRELVSVAFEEPTLFSASVAENVLMGAEGAGEDELRRALSVAQADFVHDLPHGTGTQVGEQGLSLSGGQRQRLALARAVVGRPRFLVLDDPLSALDVHTETLVEAALRSVLKETTAVVVAHRPSTVMLADRVALLSEGRISAVGTHQELLRGNAEYAWLMSGADLPDGEDAFSSAPGPTTDTLGVYAPAEEGSSR; from the coding sequence ATGCCCGAACAACATGTAGAGCCCAAAGACCGGTCCACCGCACGCTCCCTGATGCGGCTGTGGCCGTACGTGAAGCCGGTGCGGGCCCGGCTCTCGTCCGCCGTCCTGATCGCGGTCGTCGCCTCGTGCCTCGGCCTGGTGATCCCGCTCGTGCTGAAGTGGATGGTCGACGGCCCGGTCGCCGGCCGGGACCCGGGCGGTGTCTGGCTCGGGGCGCTGTACCTGCTGCTGCTCGGGATCGCGGAGGCGATCCTGTTCGGCCTGCGGCGCTGGGTGGTGGCGCGTCCGCTGGCCGGCGTCGAGGCGTCGATGCGGGCGAGCCTGTACCGGCATCTGCAGCGGCTGCCGGTGGCCTTCCACGACCGGTGGCCGTCGGGCCAGCTGCTGTCGCGCGGGACCACGGACCTGATGCTGGTGCGGATGTTCCTGGCCTTTCCGCTGACCTATCTGGTGGTCAACTCCACCACCATCGTGGTCGGTTTCGTGATTCTGCTCGGTCAGGAGTGGACGCTCGGCCTGGTGCTGCTGGTCCCCGTCGTGCCGTTGATGATCGTCTGCTCGGTCTTCGAGGCGAAGTACTCGCTGGTGGCGCGCAAGGCCCAGGACCAGGTCGGAGACCTGACGACGGTGGTCGAGGAGAGCGTGCTCGGCATCCGGATCGTGAAGGGCTTCGGCCGGCACCGCAGCCAGGCGCTGGCGTTCCGCGCCCTCGCGCAGCGGCTGCGGGCCACGGAGCTGGACAAGGCGCGGCTGCTCGCGGGCATCTGGGCCCTCATCACGACGATCCCCGAACTCGCCATCGGGGCGGCGCTGGTGCTCGGCACGATCGAGGTGGCGGACGGCGGTCTCTCGGCGGGCACGCTGGTCGCCTTCCTCTCCACGGCGCTCGCGCTGCGCTGGCCGGTCGAGTCGATCGGCTTCCTGCTGGCGATGTGCCAGGAGTCGGCGTCGGCGACCGACCGGTTCTTCGAGGTGATGGACGTGGCCGAGGAGGCGGAGACCGCGACACACCGGGCGGCGGGTTCGTCCGGGGCGGAGTCCGGGGCGGAGTCCGGGGCGGGCGGCATGGTCTTCGAGGGGGTCCGGTTCCGCTACCCGGACGCGGCGCCGGACTCCGCTCCGGTGCTGGACGGGATCGATCTGCGGATCCGGCCCGGCGAGACGATAGCCCTGGTCGGGGCCACCGGCAGCGGCAAGACCACGCTCACCGCGCTGGTGCCCCGGCTGCACGACGCCACGTCGGGGCGGATCACCCTGGACGGCGAGGACATCACCGCGATGCCGCGCGAGCGGCTGCGGGAGCTGGTGTCCGTGGCGTTCGAGGAGCCGACGCTCTTCTCCGCGAGCGTCGCGGAGAACGTCCTGATGGGCGCGGAGGGCGCCGGCGAGGACGAGCTGCGCCGGGCCCTTTCGGTCGCGCAGGCCGACTTCGTCCACGATCTGCCGCACGGAACCGGCACCCAGGTCGGCGAGCAGGGGCTGAGCCTCTCCGGCGGTCAGCGCCAGCGCCTCGCGCTGGCCCGCGCCGTCGTCGGCCGGCCGCGCTTCCTGGTGCTCGACGACCCGCTCTCCGCGCTGGACGTGCACACGGAGACGCTGGTCGAGGCGGCGCTGCGCAGTGTACTGAAGGAGACCACGGCGGTAGTGGTCGCCCACCGGCCGTCCACCGTGATGCTCGCGGACCGGGTGGCGCTCCTGTCGGAGGGCCGGATCAGCGCGGTCGGCACCCATCAGGAACTGCTGCGCGGCAACGCCGAGTACGCCTGGCTGATGTCCGGCGCGGACCTCCCGGACGGCGAGGACGCGTTCTCTTCCGCCCCCGGGCCCACCACCGACACCCTGGGCGTGTACGCCCCTGCCGAGGAGGGCAGCAGCCGATGA
- a CDS encoding ABC transporter ATP-binding protein → MAIIEVDGVRKAYAGRPAVDGVSFTVEEGEIFGILGPNGAGKTTTVECVEGLRVPDSGTVRVAGLDPVADHDRVTLLLGAQLQESELQPKITVGEALELYSAFYPDPADWRALAERLGLHTKLTTRFGRLSGGQKQRLSIALALVGSPRVVVLDELTTGLDPRARRDTWELIEEVCDSGVTVLLVTHFMEEAQRLCDRIAVIDKGRLAALDTPSGLIAKAGSSTVISFTPSQPLDDDELTRLPGAASYESRNGRIVINGTDETVNAVISLLARLRITAHQLRVSEATLDDAFLDLTEHSGPAAGHELTERGV, encoded by the coding sequence ATGGCAATCATCGAAGTGGACGGGGTGCGCAAGGCCTACGCCGGACGCCCCGCGGTGGACGGGGTGAGCTTCACCGTCGAGGAGGGCGAGATCTTCGGGATCCTCGGCCCCAACGGCGCCGGCAAGACCACCACCGTCGAATGCGTCGAGGGACTGCGGGTCCCCGACTCCGGTACGGTCCGCGTCGCAGGGCTCGACCCCGTCGCCGACCACGACCGGGTGACGCTGCTGCTCGGGGCCCAGCTCCAGGAGAGCGAACTCCAGCCCAAGATCACGGTGGGCGAGGCGCTCGAGCTCTACAGCGCGTTCTACCCGGACCCCGCGGACTGGCGGGCACTGGCCGAACGCCTCGGCCTGCACACCAAGCTCACCACCCGGTTCGGCCGGCTCTCCGGCGGCCAGAAGCAGCGGCTGTCCATCGCGCTCGCACTCGTCGGCAGTCCCCGGGTCGTGGTCCTCGACGAGCTGACCACCGGCCTCGACCCGCGCGCCCGGCGCGACACCTGGGAGCTGATCGAGGAGGTATGCGACAGCGGCGTCACGGTGCTGCTCGTCACCCACTTCATGGAGGAGGCCCAGCGGCTCTGCGACCGGATCGCCGTGATCGACAAGGGCCGGCTCGCCGCCCTCGACACCCCCTCCGGGCTGATCGCCAAGGCCGGCAGCTCCACGGTCATCTCCTTCACGCCCTCGCAGCCGCTCGACGACGACGAACTGACCCGGCTGCCCGGCGCTGCCTCGTACGAGAGCCGCAACGGCCGGATCGTCATCAACGGCACCGACGAGACCGTCAACGCGGTGATCTCGCTGCTGGCCCGGCTCCGTATCACCGCGCACCAACTGCGCGTCTCCGAAGCCACCCTGGACGACGCGTTCCTCGACCTCACCGAGCACTCCGGCCCGGCCGCCGGCCACGAACTCACGGAACGGGGAGTCTGA
- a CDS encoding ABC transporter permease gives MATSHTAPAHTPRPTPAGASFAVLRSETRLFLREPGSLFWILVFPTVLMVILGLIPSFRDPDAALGGRRVIDLYVPVAVLLAMIMAGLQAMPPVLTGYRERGILRRMSTTPVRPSALLGAQMALHGAAALGSALLVIVVGRIAFDVSLPGQPFGYLLALLLAVACVLALGALVCAVSRTVKISAAIGSVVFFMMMFTAGVWVPVQTMPDTLRRIVQVTPFGAASQALDRAASGDWPSWGYLGAMALWAALAAAVAARTFRWE, from the coding sequence ATGGCTACTTCGCACACCGCCCCCGCACACACCCCCCGCCCCACCCCCGCCGGCGCCTCGTTCGCGGTCCTCAGGTCCGAGACCCGGCTCTTCCTGCGCGAACCCGGCAGCCTCTTCTGGATCCTCGTCTTCCCGACCGTGCTGATGGTGATCCTGGGACTGATCCCTTCCTTCCGGGACCCCGACGCCGCGCTCGGCGGCCGCCGCGTCATCGATCTGTACGTCCCCGTGGCGGTGCTGCTCGCCATGATCATGGCCGGGCTCCAGGCGATGCCGCCCGTACTGACCGGCTACCGCGAGCGCGGCATCCTGCGCCGGATGTCCACCACGCCGGTGCGCCCCTCCGCCCTGCTGGGCGCGCAGATGGCCCTGCACGGGGCCGCGGCGCTCGGCTCCGCCCTGCTGGTCATAGTGGTCGGCCGGATCGCCTTCGACGTGTCCCTGCCCGGACAGCCCTTCGGCTACCTGCTGGCGCTGCTGCTGGCCGTCGCCTGCGTGCTGGCCCTGGGCGCGCTGGTCTGCGCGGTCTCCCGGACCGTCAAGATCTCGGCCGCGATCGGTTCGGTCGTCTTCTTCATGATGATGTTCACCGCGGGCGTCTGGGTGCCCGTGCAGACCATGCCCGACACGCTCCGCCGGATCGTCCAGGTCACCCCGTTCGGTGCGGCCTCCCAGGCCCTGGACCGGGCCGCGTCCGGTGACTGGCCCAGCTGGGGCTACCTGGGTGCGATGGCCCTGTGGGCCGCACTGGCGGCGGCGGTCGCGGCCCGCACGTTCCGCTGGGAGTAG
- a CDS encoding sensor histidine kinase, giving the protein MYADESEAVTGAPTAEQWWERFFRYGPYGLLALATAVSAVTGDLIMSRQDVYAVSVLVPLALVLQLWWGRTWAAAGSRAARSYFVVRTLLAFWLTWCNPFFAIFTTLGYFDAARLLPRRGVRAGLLATAAIMAGSQSGSGLPPVSLMNWVAFVILFALHGTLTMVFAQIGSREAEQSRTQDETIAALELANARLEQAMAENAGLHAQLLVQAREAGVADERSRIAAEIHDTIAQGLTGIIAQLQAVTSAAVTDPELAGEHLLRATALARHSLGEARRSVHNLLPAALEHDDLPGALKKTVTTWSERTGVRAEFTVTGTAEPLHDEVGATLLRIAEEALANAGRHAAASRTGVTLSYMGDEITLDVRDDGRGFDPGALEPYRGAGGFGLGGMRARAERIAGTVEVETGPGLGTAVCARVPLVRDD; this is encoded by the coding sequence ATGTACGCGGATGAGAGCGAAGCCGTGACCGGGGCGCCGACGGCCGAGCAGTGGTGGGAGCGGTTCTTCCGCTACGGACCGTACGGGCTGCTCGCCCTGGCCACCGCGGTCTCGGCCGTCACCGGTGACCTCATCATGTCCCGCCAGGACGTGTACGCCGTCTCGGTCCTCGTCCCGCTGGCCCTCGTCCTCCAGCTCTGGTGGGGACGGACGTGGGCGGCGGCGGGGTCGCGGGCGGCGCGGTCCTACTTCGTCGTCCGCACGCTGCTGGCCTTCTGGCTGACCTGGTGCAACCCGTTCTTCGCCATCTTCACGACGCTCGGCTACTTCGACGCCGCCCGGCTGCTTCCGCGCAGGGGCGTCAGGGCCGGGCTGCTGGCCACCGCCGCCATCATGGCGGGCTCGCAGTCCGGCAGCGGCCTGCCGCCCGTCAGTCTGATGAACTGGGTCGCCTTCGTCATCCTCTTCGCCCTGCACGGGACCCTCACCATGGTCTTCGCCCAGATCGGCAGCCGGGAGGCGGAGCAGTCCCGTACCCAGGACGAGACCATCGCCGCCCTGGAGCTGGCCAACGCCCGGCTCGAACAGGCCATGGCGGAGAACGCCGGACTGCACGCCCAGCTCCTGGTCCAGGCGCGTGAGGCGGGCGTGGCCGACGAGCGGAGCCGGATCGCCGCCGAGATCCACGACACCATCGCCCAGGGGCTGACCGGAATCATCGCCCAGCTCCAGGCCGTGACGTCGGCGGCGGTCACCGATCCGGAGCTGGCCGGGGAACACCTCCTGCGGGCCACCGCGCTGGCCAGGCACAGCCTGGGCGAGGCACGCCGCTCCGTGCACAATCTGCTTCCCGCCGCGCTGGAGCACGACGATCTGCCCGGCGCCCTCAAGAAGACGGTCACCACGTGGTCCGAACGGACGGGCGTGCGGGCCGAGTTCACCGTCACCGGCACGGCGGAGCCGCTGCACGACGAGGTCGGCGCCACCCTGCTCCGGATCGCGGAGGAGGCCCTCGCCAACGCGGGCCGCCACGCCGCCGCCTCCCGGACCGGCGTCACCCTGTCCTACATGGGCGACGAGATAACCCTCGACGTGCGGGACGACGGCCGAGGCTTCGACCCGGGCGCGCTGGAGCCGTACCGGGGCGCCGGCGGATTCGGGCTCGGCGGCATGCGGGCCCGCGCCGAACGCATCGCGGGCACGGTCGAGGTGGAGACGGGCCCCGGCCTCGGCACCGCGGTCTGCGCCCGGGTCCCGCTGGTCCGCGACGACTGA
- a CDS encoding response regulator transcription factor, whose product MAEEPARVITLIVVDDHPVVRDGLRGMFASAPEFEVLGEAADGVEGVEMAVRLDPDVVLMDLRMPGGGGVAAITELTRRGARSRVLVLTTYDTDSDTLPAIEAGATGYLLKDAPREELFTAVRAAADGRTVLSPAIASRLISRVRSPAASGGETLSAREREVLELVARGTSNREIAAVLFISEATVKTHLTHVFAKLGAKDRAAAVAVAYDRGILG is encoded by the coding sequence ATGGCTGAGGAACCCGCGCGCGTCATCACGCTGATCGTCGTCGACGACCACCCCGTCGTACGGGACGGGCTGCGCGGCATGTTCGCGTCCGCGCCGGAGTTCGAGGTGCTCGGTGAGGCGGCCGACGGCGTCGAGGGCGTCGAGATGGCCGTCCGGCTCGACCCCGACGTCGTCCTGATGGACCTCCGGATGCCCGGCGGCGGCGGGGTCGCGGCGATCACCGAACTGACCCGGCGCGGCGCCCGCTCCAGGGTCCTGGTCCTCACCACGTACGACACCGACTCCGACACCCTGCCCGCGATCGAGGCCGGTGCGACCGGATACCTGCTCAAGGACGCCCCGCGCGAGGAGCTGTTCACCGCGGTGCGCGCCGCCGCCGACGGCCGTACCGTCCTGTCGCCCGCCATCGCCTCCCGGCTCATCTCACGGGTGCGCTCGCCCGCCGCGTCCGGCGGCGAGACGCTCTCCGCGCGGGAGCGCGAAGTGCTCGAACTCGTCGCGAGGGGGACGTCGAACCGGGAGATCGCCGCCGTGCTGTTCATCAGCGAGGCCACGGTGAAGACCCATCTCACCCATGTCTTCGCCAAGCTGGGCGCCAAGGACCGCGCGGCGGCCGTCGCCGTCGCGTACGACCGGGGAATCCTGGGCTGA
- the glgX gene encoding glycogen debranching protein GlgX, whose translation MSSAAEQEAVPKTWPRPAGRAVERPAAGPGQRAPAVWPGTPMPLGARFRVGPDGVAGTNFALWAGGAEAVELCLFEEDGTETRLPLTELTHEIWHGFVPGVRAGQRYGYRVHGRWDPWTGARWNAAKLLLDPYARAVDGDFTLPAEVYGHVRDWPEQQVADTVRDERDSAPYVPKGVVVHDDDDWAEDRRPKTPWADSVIYELHVRGFTQRHPGIPQELRGTYAGLAHPAAIGHLKHLGVTAVELLPVHQFAHEDHLLRRGLHNYWGYNSVGYFAPHAGYSASGTAGQQVGEFKRMVRALHDAGIEVILDVVYNHTAEAGELGPTLSLRGIDNRGYYRLQSDARRYADYTGCGNTLHVVQPNVLRLITDSLRYWVTEMGVDGFRFDLAAALARSMHDVDMLSPFLAVIAQDPVLRRVKLIAEPWDVGNGGYQVGAFPPLWTEWNDRYRDAVRDFWRGALPDVRDLGYRLTGSSDLYAWGGRRPYASVNFVTAHDGFTLRDLVSYEQKHNEANGEGNRDGTCDNRSWNCGAEGESDDPQVNALRLRQLRNLLTTLLLSTGVPMLVAGDEMGRTQGGNNNAYCQDNEVSWVDWSLLEQPRWRALTELTARVLALRHTHPVLRRRAFFSGRPQAPDGLRDLAWFTRQGAEMTEQDWYAPAATVGLYLSGRDIPGRDARGEQVSDDSFLAVLHAGDRPVDFRLPGPPWARDYELVLDTAREDQSTAPGTVHRGDSALTVPARSLLLLRVRE comes from the coding sequence GTGTCGAGCGCAGCCGAGCAGGAGGCAGTACCGAAGACGTGGCCGAGGCCGGCGGGCCGGGCGGTGGAGCGGCCCGCCGCCGGCCCCGGACAGCGGGCTCCCGCCGTGTGGCCCGGTACGCCGATGCCGCTCGGAGCCCGCTTCCGGGTGGGGCCCGACGGGGTGGCGGGCACCAACTTCGCGCTCTGGGCGGGCGGGGCGGAGGCCGTGGAGCTGTGCCTCTTCGAGGAGGACGGCACCGAGACCCGGCTGCCGCTGACCGAGCTGACCCACGAGATCTGGCACGGCTTCGTACCCGGTGTGCGGGCCGGTCAGCGCTACGGCTACCGGGTGCACGGCCGCTGGGACCCGTGGACGGGCGCCCGCTGGAACGCGGCCAAGCTGCTCCTCGATCCGTACGCACGTGCCGTGGACGGCGATTTCACCCTTCCGGCCGAGGTGTACGGCCATGTGAGGGACTGGCCCGAGCAGCAGGTCGCGGACACCGTGCGCGACGAACGGGACTCCGCCCCGTACGTCCCCAAGGGGGTGGTCGTCCACGATGACGACGACTGGGCCGAGGACCGTCGGCCCAAGACGCCCTGGGCCGACTCCGTCATCTACGAACTCCACGTGCGCGGCTTCACCCAGCGCCACCCCGGCATCCCCCAGGAGCTGCGCGGCACCTACGCCGGACTCGCGCACCCCGCGGCGATCGGCCATCTGAAGCACCTCGGGGTGACGGCCGTGGAGCTGCTGCCGGTACATCAGTTCGCCCATGAGGACCATCTGCTGCGGCGCGGGCTGCACAACTACTGGGGTTACAACTCGGTCGGCTACTTCGCCCCGCACGCCGGCTACTCCGCGAGCGGCACCGCCGGGCAGCAGGTCGGCGAGTTCAAGCGGATGGTGCGCGCCCTGCACGACGCCGGGATCGAGGTGATCCTCGACGTGGTCTACAACCACACGGCGGAGGCGGGCGAGCTGGGCCCGACGCTGTCGCTGCGCGGCATCGACAACCGCGGCTACTACCGGCTCCAGTCCGACGCCCGCAGATACGCGGACTACACCGGCTGCGGCAACACCCTGCACGTGGTGCAGCCGAACGTGCTGCGGCTGATCACCGACTCGCTGCGGTACTGGGTCACCGAGATGGGCGTGGACGGATTCCGCTTCGACCTGGCGGCCGCGCTCGCCCGCTCGATGCACGACGTCGACATGCTCTCCCCGTTCCTCGCGGTGATCGCCCAGGACCCGGTGCTGCGCCGGGTGAAACTGATCGCGGAGCCGTGGGACGTGGGCAACGGCGGCTACCAGGTCGGCGCCTTCCCGCCGCTGTGGACCGAGTGGAACGACCGCTACCGCGACGCCGTACGGGACTTCTGGCGCGGCGCGCTGCCCGACGTACGCGATCTCGGCTACCGGCTGACCGGGTCGAGCGACCTGTACGCGTGGGGCGGGCGCCGCCCGTACGCCTCGGTCAACTTCGTCACCGCGCACGACGGCTTCACCCTGCGCGACCTGGTGAGCTACGAGCAGAAGCACAACGAGGCCAACGGCGAGGGCAACCGCGACGGCACCTGCGACAACCGGTCCTGGAACTGCGGCGCGGAGGGCGAGAGTGACGACCCCCAGGTCAACGCGTTGCGCCTGCGCCAGTTGCGCAACCTCCTCACCACCCTGCTGCTGTCGACCGGGGTGCCGATGCTGGTCGCGGGCGACGAGATGGGCCGCACCCAGGGCGGCAACAACAACGCCTACTGCCAGGACAACGAGGTCAGCTGGGTCGACTGGTCGCTGCTGGAGCAGCCGCGGTGGCGCGCGCTGACCGAGCTGACGGCCCGGGTGCTGGCGCTGCGCCACACCCATCCGGTGCTGCGCCGCCGCGCCTTCTTCTCCGGCCGGCCGCAGGCCCCGGACGGGCTGCGGGACCTGGCGTGGTTCACCCGGCAGGGGGCCGAGATGACGGAGCAGGACTGGTACGCACCGGCCGCGACGGTCGGGCTCTACCTCTCCGGCCGCGACATCCCGGGCCGGGACGCCCGGGGCGAGCAGGTGAGCGACGACAGCTTCCTCGCGGTGCTGCACGCCGGTGACCGCCCGGTGGACTTCCGGCTGCCGGGCCCGCCGTGGGCGCGGGACTACGAACTGGTCCTGGACACCGCGCGCGAGGACCAGTCCACCGCACCGGGCACCGTCCACCGGGGCGACTCGGCCCTCACGGTGCCCGCGAGATCGCTCCTGCTGCTGCGGGTACGGGAGTGA
- a CDS encoding Ig-like domain-containing protein: MNHVAKKAGASRPTVLRRSGLLVVLAVLVVLTGCSGAGSIIGGKSRSPQEAIRITPQDRAEDVKADAEVEVKVPDGRLESVKVTRIEDAQQQEVRGLIAKDGLSWTPQTPQGAAGRLGLAAKYSVDAVAVDGAGHRSARHTTFTTVVPEHRFIGYFKPENRSTVGTGMIVSFEFNRAITRKAAVQRAIRVTSDPPVEVAGHWFGADRLDFRPAAYWEPGTEVTVEVGLRDVEGAPRVYGSQRKTVRFTVGREQMSRVDSAAHTMQVRRDGQLVSTVPITAGSPTTTTYNGKMVVSEMHEVTRMDGRTVGFGGEYDIKDVPHAIRLTESGTFLHGNYWSDDDIFGSTNVSHGCIGLRDEQGGSGSTPAGWFFDRTLIGDVVEVVNSKDKRVAPDNGLSGWNLNWTQWKAGSAVH; this comes from the coding sequence GTGAACCACGTAGCGAAGAAGGCAGGCGCGAGCCGGCCCACCGTACTGAGACGGTCGGGGCTGCTCGTCGTACTGGCCGTACTGGTTGTTCTGACCGGCTGTTCGGGCGCCGGTTCGATCATCGGCGGGAAGTCCCGGTCGCCGCAGGAGGCCATCCGGATCACCCCGCAGGACCGGGCCGAGGACGTGAAGGCGGACGCCGAGGTCGAGGTGAAGGTCCCGGACGGGCGGCTGGAGAGCGTCAAGGTGACCCGGATCGAGGACGCCCAGCAGCAGGAGGTGAGGGGCCTGATCGCGAAGGACGGCCTTTCGTGGACGCCGCAGACGCCGCAGGGCGCGGCGGGCCGGCTCGGGCTCGCCGCCAAGTACAGCGTCGACGCGGTGGCCGTGGACGGCGCGGGGCACCGCTCGGCCCGCCACACCACCTTCACCACGGTGGTGCCCGAGCACCGCTTCATCGGCTACTTCAAGCCGGAGAACCGGTCCACGGTCGGCACCGGCATGATCGTCTCCTTCGAGTTCAACCGCGCGATCACCCGCAAGGCGGCGGTGCAGCGGGCCATCCGGGTGACCAGCGATCCGCCGGTCGAGGTGGCCGGGCACTGGTTCGGCGCCGACCGGCTGGACTTCCGCCCGGCCGCGTACTGGGAGCCGGGCACCGAGGTCACCGTCGAGGTGGGGCTGCGCGATGTGGAGGGGGCGCCGCGGGTGTACGGCAGCCAGCGCAAGACCGTCCGCTTCACCGTGGGCCGGGAGCAGATGTCCCGGGTGGACTCGGCCGCGCACACCATGCAGGTGCGCCGGGACGGGCAGCTCGTCTCCACGGTCCCGATCACGGCGGGCTCCCCGACGACGACCACGTACAACGGCAAGATGGTGGTCAGCGAGATGCACGAGGTGACCCGGATGGACGGGCGGACCGTCGGCTTCGGCGGCGAGTACGACATCAAGGACGTACCGCACGCGATCCGGCTCACCGAGTCCGGCACCTTCCTGCACGGCAACTACTGGTCCGACGACGACATCTTCGGCTCGACCAACGTCAGCCACGGCTGCATCGGGCTCCGTGACGAGCAGGGCGGCAGCGGGTCCACCCCGGCCGGCTGGTTCTTCGACCGGACCCTCATCGGCGATGTCGTCGAGGTCGTCAACTCCAAGGACAAGCGGGTGGCCCCGGACAACGGGCTGAGCGGCTGGAATCTCAACTGGACCCAGTGGAAGGCTGGTTCCGCCGTTCACTGA
- a CDS encoding Ig-like domain-containing protein: MNGQPISGTSVGADSGRRGRGSTGLLALVLGALLLLVTACGGEDGGDASKGGAGKGGAKGGDTTASQAVVKVAPQDGADSVATSGALKISAEQGKLSTVRVSDPKGAEVEGKIAADGTSWEPDQHLASATKYKVHAVAKDEKGRESAKDTAFTTLVPKNTFIGQYTPENGSTVGVGMPVSIHFTRGITDPEAVEKAIKVTADPAVEIAGHWFGNDRLDFRPQDYWAAGTKVSVKLNLDGVEGRPGVYGKQVKTVSFTVGRRQVSTVDANTHRMKVVRDGKQIKDIAISAGAPATTTYNGKMVISEKLRVTRMNGDTVGFGGEYDIKDVPHAMRLSTSGTFIHGNYWGGSGVFGNSNTSHGCVGMLDARGGGDSGTPAAWFFDHSLIGDVVVVTKSHDKTIAPDNGLNGWNMDWAQWTK; the protein is encoded by the coding sequence TTGAACGGGCAGCCGATATCGGGGACATCGGTCGGGGCGGACAGCGGGCGGCGCGGACGTGGGTCCACCGGACTGCTGGCCCTGGTGCTGGGCGCGTTGCTGCTGCTGGTGACGGCATGCGGCGGCGAGGACGGCGGGGACGCGAGCAAGGGCGGCGCCGGCAAGGGCGGGGCGAAGGGCGGTGACACCACCGCCTCCCAGGCCGTGGTGAAGGTCGCCCCGCAGGATGGTGCCGACTCCGTCGCCACCAGCGGGGCGCTGAAGATCTCGGCCGAGCAGGGGAAGCTCTCCACGGTCAGGGTCTCCGACCCCAAGGGGGCCGAGGTCGAGGGGAAGATCGCGGCGGACGGCACGAGCTGGGAGCCGGACCAGCACCTGGCCTCGGCGACGAAGTACAAGGTCCACGCCGTGGCCAAGGACGAGAAGGGCCGTGAGTCCGCCAAGGACACCGCCTTCACCACGCTGGTCCCGAAGAACACCTTCATCGGGCAGTACACCCCGGAGAACGGTTCCACGGTCGGTGTCGGCATGCCGGTCTCGATCCACTTCACCCGCGGCATCACCGACCCGGAGGCCGTCGAGAAGGCCATCAAGGTGACGGCGGATCCGGCCGTCGAGATCGCGGGCCACTGGTTCGGCAACGACCGTCTGGACTTCCGGCCGCAGGACTACTGGGCGGCCGGTACCAAGGTGAGCGTGAAGCTCAACCTCGACGGCGTCGAGGGGCGCCCGGGGGTCTACGGCAAGCAGGTCAAGACGGTGTCGTTCACCGTCGGCCGCCGGCAGGTCAGCACCGTGGACGCGAACACCCACCGGATGAAGGTCGTCCGCGACGGCAAGCAGATCAAGGACATCGCGATCTCCGCCGGCGCCCCGGCCACCACCACCTACAACGGCAAGATGGTCATCAGCGAGAAGCTCCGGGTGACCCGGATGAACGGCGACACCGTCGGCTTCGGCGGCGAGTACGACATCAAGGACGTGCCGCACGCGATGCGCCTGTCCACCTCGGGCACCTTCATCCACGGCAACTACTGGGGTGGTTCCGGGGTCTTCGGCAACTCCAACACCAGCCACGGCTGCGTCGGCATGCTGGACGCGCGCGGCGGCGGCGACTCGGGCACCCCGGCGGCGTGGTTCTTCGACCACTCGCTCATCGGTGACGTCGTGGTCGTGACGAAGTCCCACGACAAGACGATCGCCCCGGACAACGGCCTCAACGGCTGGAACATGGACTGGGCGCAGTGGACCAAGTAG